From the genome of Halomonas sp. 1513, one region includes:
- a CDS encoding integrase: MPRKARELSPLEVKRLTTPGRYAVGGVDGLFLRVTQTGSRSWILRYPTGEKRQSANGKPFAVYRDVGLGSYPNTTLAIAREKGHAFRAKLARGVDPLVERREAKQALLAAELRRLTFAQAAEAVIKVKQAEASNPKHAHQWRQSLESYALPILGSMSVADIELVHVKQSLEPIWESKPTTAARVRQRIESVLGWATAHGHRSGPNPAAWKGNLDAVLPAPAKIKKKVHHRAMPIDAMPEFWARLRDRDDMPAKALAFTILTGCRSGEVLGARWEEIDLVNQVWIIPGERMKGRREHRVPLAPAAVKLLRSLPQAKEGMVFTRGKERKLADRAMTDLLAAMGEKERATVHGMRSTFRDWMAERTATPHDVAEMALAHIIGNQAEAAYRRGDLLAKRARLMKQWAVFLASPIGTGKVAPIRGASASEAASDG; the protein is encoded by the coding sequence ATGCCACGAAAAGCTCGTGAACTCTCTCCCCTTGAAGTGAAGCGCCTGACTACCCCCGGCCGGTACGCCGTGGGTGGAGTCGATGGCTTGTTCTTGCGTGTGACTCAGACCGGCAGCCGGTCATGGATTCTTCGCTATCCGACCGGAGAGAAGCGCCAATCCGCTAATGGCAAGCCGTTTGCCGTCTATCGTGATGTTGGCCTTGGTAGCTATCCCAATACCACATTGGCTATAGCTCGTGAGAAGGGTCATGCATTCCGCGCCAAGCTGGCCCGGGGCGTTGATCCCCTGGTAGAGCGCCGCGAAGCCAAACAAGCGCTCCTGGCTGCTGAGCTACGCCGCCTGACGTTTGCCCAAGCTGCAGAAGCTGTGATCAAGGTGAAGCAGGCCGAGGCTAGTAACCCCAAGCATGCCCACCAGTGGCGGCAGAGCCTGGAGAGCTATGCTTTGCCCATCCTTGGCTCCATGTCCGTGGCCGATATTGAGCTGGTCCACGTTAAGCAAAGCCTCGAGCCCATCTGGGAGAGCAAGCCCACCACCGCCGCCCGCGTGCGTCAGCGCATCGAGTCCGTTCTGGGATGGGCAACGGCCCACGGTCACCGTTCCGGCCCCAACCCGGCCGCCTGGAAAGGCAACCTGGATGCTGTGCTGCCAGCGCCAGCCAAGATCAAGAAGAAGGTTCACCACCGGGCCATGCCCATCGACGCTATGCCGGAGTTTTGGGCAAGGCTGCGAGATCGGGACGACATGCCGGCCAAGGCGCTTGCCTTCACCATCCTGACTGGTTGCCGATCGGGCGAGGTGCTGGGCGCCCGCTGGGAAGAGATCGACCTGGTAAATCAGGTCTGGATCATTCCAGGAGAGCGAATGAAGGGCCGCCGTGAGCATCGTGTGCCGCTGGCGCCAGCGGCCGTGAAGCTGTTGCGCTCGCTGCCCCAGGCAAAGGAAGGGATGGTCTTCACCCGAGGTAAAGAGCGCAAGCTTGCCGACAGGGCAATGACTGACCTGCTGGCTGCCATGGGTGAGAAGGAACGGGCCACGGTTCACGGTATGAGATCCACATTTCGCGATTGGATGGCAGAGCGCACCGCCACCCCTCATGACGTGGCGGAGATGGCCCTTGCCCACATCATTGGTAACCAAGCTGAGGCTGCCTACCGCCGCGGCGATCTACTGGCCAAGCGTGCCAGGCTGATGAAGCAGTGGGCCGTTTTCCTGGCCTCGCCGATCGGTACCGGTAAGGTGGCCCCCATTCGAGGGGCAAGCGCCAGCGAGGCGGCAAGCGATGGATGA
- a CDS encoding N-acetylglucosamine-6-phosphate deacetylase, with amino-acid sequence MSSCGDSHTDGIRYLPVADIVTTNRRMLELTPEEPFGIIDQGALESAQQRPCTHRYYEQTDDIFTLAAVLGEGLVQNHCFLNANKRTAAECVYVFLLLNGWELTAPGHEVVTIYEGVATHEYTAEELADWLAGWSREFDTSALND; translated from the coding sequence TTGTCGTCCTGCGGTGACAGCCATACGGATGGCATTCGCTACCTCCCGGTGGCGGATATTGTCACCACGAACAGGCGCATGCTCGAGCTAACTCCCGAGGAGCCCTTTGGCATCATTGACCAAGGGGCTTTGGAAAGCGCTCAACAACGGCCCTGTACCCACCGATATTACGAACAGACCGACGACATATTCACGTTGGCTGCAGTGCTTGGCGAGGGACTTGTTCAGAATCATTGCTTTTTAAACGCCAACAAGCGCACAGCTGCGGAGTGCGTGTATGTGTTTCTTTTGCTGAATGGATGGGAATTGACCGCGCCGGGCCATGAGGTGGTTACGATCTACGAGGGTGTAGCAACACACGAATACACCGCCGAGGAGTTGGCTGACTGGCTAGCCGGGTGGTCTCGAGAATTCGACACTTCAGCGCTGAACGACTGA
- a CDS encoding terminase small subunit produces MGEVIGREQAYHWSISRLAEAIGRDRRTVATLIKDAAIPPAGSRRGNPIYRLADVVDALTADRRAITGDGLDINDLLPQDRKAWFQSENERVKLERELRSLVPDSEVQREMAALAKAVASGLDSLADMLERDAGLPPEAIEMVQLVTDALREQMYQAIVDDDEDAAADA; encoded by the coding sequence ATGGGCGAGGTGATTGGACGGGAGCAGGCCTACCACTGGTCGATCAGCCGACTCGCTGAAGCGATCGGTCGCGACAGGCGCACGGTGGCCACGTTGATCAAAGATGCGGCGATTCCGCCGGCAGGTTCCCGGCGTGGTAACCCGATATACCGGCTCGCCGATGTTGTCGATGCGCTTACAGCCGATCGCCGAGCCATCACCGGCGACGGGCTCGACATCAACGACCTATTGCCCCAGGACCGCAAGGCCTGGTTCCAGAGCGAGAACGAGCGGGTAAAGCTCGAGCGCGAGTTACGCAGCCTGGTACCGGACAGCGAGGTTCAGCGGGAAATGGCTGCTCTGGCCAAGGCCGTGGCGAGTGGTCTCGATTCCTTGGCTGACATGCTCGAGCGTGATGCCGGGCTACCGCCTGAGGCCATCGAGATGGTGCAGCTCGTAACCGACGCCTTACGCGAGCAGATGTATCAAGCAATCGTCGATGACGACGAAGACGCCGCTGCCGACGCGTGA
- a CDS encoding cyclase, whose amino-acid sequence MPVIEHDAEIAASPEEVFALVARVEAFADYSDAIDTIVRLDERRYRWQVRVAGLPLSFDVEITEFTPPEGFAWRSVSGVPNHGGFHLTPIEGGTRIHLTLEYRLPFPPLEKAVNLAAQPMLRVLSRDIIGKVEAQLQSKHDERKPGG is encoded by the coding sequence ATGCCTGTCATCGAACACGACGCTGAAATCGCCGCCAGCCCGGAGGAGGTGTTTGCGCTAGTCGCCAGAGTGGAAGCGTTTGCCGATTACAGCGACGCCATTGACACCATAGTTCGCCTGGATGAGCGCCGCTACCGCTGGCAGGTCCGTGTAGCCGGCCTGCCGCTGAGCTTCGACGTGGAGATCACGGAGTTCACGCCCCCCGAAGGCTTCGCCTGGCGCTCCGTGAGCGGTGTGCCCAACCACGGCGGCTTCCACTTGACCCCCATCGAGGGTGGCACCCGCATCCACCTCACTCTGGAATACCGCTTACCCTTTCCCCCGCTCGAGAAGGCTGTCAATCTCGCCGCCCAACCCATGCTGCGCGTGCTGAGTCGAGACATCATCGGCAAGGTGGAGGCACAGCTACAATCGAAACACGACGAACGAAAGCCGGGTGGCTGA
- a CDS encoding phage tail tape measure protein: MADLEKSVAIIFEGVDQMGAGVDSATRQIDGVAGSVQKATEPMADLTKNVLAFQTALLATGVAVTGFAIKLAGDFDSQFREISTLIDEPTDSLAGFRQEILEYGRESAQSLGDINSAVYSAISAGVDYADSLDVVRKAEMLAIGGKSDLKSALIALEGPLNAYGAGAEEAGDYADALFQAVRDGITTLPELSASMSQATSLAANAGIEFGELLAAVSAITATGTPTSQAVTQVVSAISNMINPAKQARDLAAELNIEFGATALESEGLAGMMDIVAEATGGNTEQMATLFGSVQALQGVLTLTGEASDKFAVALENQENRTGAAQEAYTRMAGTVEQGTQRIQNAMTGALIAVGDPLLDEFTGIQAAIAEIFNAVGASITDGQLEGFVNQLESMMGGIEQTLSDVARNLPEALESADFSSFFNGIDMVREAISELFGGANLSSAEGLASVIETIGLAFETLSGYTAGAITALGPFLEQMANLVQFALELDPAWAVVVGTIGGASLALNTLASAVITFNGIVRPVLGSSGVIAKAAPLVSGLVGVLTGPVGLAAGVAITGAAVYTAGRDIMGFGANVDEATRELREQNRAIADGRLVWDFAVSDWVAAGEAQEDLATRMARMNREASDVILGIDRQAEAREREREARAMQEVEARYTDFDAVVEEAFKNSAAFADEQERTANGLRGVLEEIGPMENAWRQVNDGVFQQVTNIGELESAYAEVRAAFDKGLISQTQFDELTSYYESMRNGADTGAKAQQDLANEVLEGQEAILKARQAVLDYELSLEELASNERIKNFEISAGLQTAQLEADTARVEAAFNSISATIDNTGDVLQGLYGVLGSGDISRLQELGLEREIQRESARRDEAMRLEAELTREQIEQMRVRTDAIRNGGGLINISSDGLEPALEMVMWQIIEKVQLRASAEGAEFLLGLNGGGA; this comes from the coding sequence ATGGCCGATCTAGAAAAAAGCGTCGCTATCATCTTCGAGGGCGTCGACCAGATGGGGGCGGGGGTGGACAGCGCCACCCGCCAGATCGACGGCGTTGCGGGGTCGGTGCAGAAAGCCACCGAGCCGATGGCGGATCTGACCAAGAACGTACTGGCGTTCCAGACGGCGCTGCTGGCCACCGGTGTGGCGGTGACCGGCTTTGCGATCAAGCTGGCCGGCGACTTCGATAGCCAGTTCCGCGAGATCTCGACGCTTATCGACGAGCCGACCGATAGCCTGGCCGGCTTCCGCCAGGAAATTCTCGAGTACGGCCGGGAGAGTGCTCAGTCGCTGGGCGACATCAACAGCGCGGTCTACTCGGCGATCTCTGCCGGCGTGGATTATGCCGACTCGCTGGACGTAGTACGCAAGGCCGAGATGCTCGCCATCGGCGGCAAGTCGGACCTCAAGAGCGCGCTGATAGCGTTGGAGGGTCCGCTGAACGCCTATGGCGCTGGCGCCGAGGAAGCCGGCGACTATGCCGACGCCCTGTTCCAAGCGGTGCGCGACGGCATCACGACCCTGCCTGAACTGTCGGCATCGATGTCCCAGGCCACCAGCCTGGCGGCCAACGCTGGGATTGAGTTTGGCGAACTGCTGGCGGCAGTGTCTGCCATTACGGCCACCGGCACGCCGACGTCGCAGGCGGTAACGCAGGTTGTATCCGCCATTTCCAACATGATCAACCCCGCGAAGCAGGCACGGGATCTCGCCGCTGAATTGAATATCGAATTCGGTGCCACGGCCCTGGAGTCCGAGGGACTGGCCGGGATGATGGATATTGTGGCGGAGGCCACCGGCGGCAACACCGAGCAAATGGCGACGCTGTTCGGCAGTGTGCAGGCGCTCCAGGGCGTGCTAACGCTGACCGGCGAGGCATCCGACAAGTTCGCCGTGGCCCTGGAAAACCAGGAAAACCGCACCGGCGCCGCGCAAGAGGCCTACACCCGCATGGCGGGCACGGTGGAGCAAGGCACGCAGCGCATCCAGAACGCCATGACCGGCGCGCTGATCGCGGTGGGCGACCCGCTGCTGGACGAGTTCACCGGGATTCAGGCTGCCATCGCCGAGATCTTCAATGCAGTGGGCGCGTCAATCACCGATGGCCAGCTCGAGGGCTTCGTCAATCAGCTCGAGAGCATGATGGGCGGCATCGAGCAGACGCTCAGCGATGTGGCCCGCAACCTGCCCGAGGCGCTGGAGAGTGCGGATTTCTCCAGCTTCTTCAACGGCATCGACATGGTGCGCGAGGCCATCTCGGAGCTGTTCGGCGGTGCCAACCTCTCCAGCGCTGAGGGCCTGGCCAGCGTGATCGAGACCATCGGCCTGGCATTCGAGACGCTCAGCGGTTACACGGCCGGCGCGATCACCGCGCTGGGGCCGTTCCTCGAGCAGATGGCCAACCTGGTGCAGTTCGCCCTGGAGCTCGACCCAGCCTGGGCGGTGGTTGTGGGTACGATCGGCGGCGCCTCGCTGGCGCTAAACACCCTGGCCAGCGCCGTGATCACGTTCAACGGAATCGTGCGGCCGGTGCTGGGTAGCAGCGGAGTGATTGCCAAGGCCGCGCCGCTGGTATCCGGCCTGGTGGGCGTGCTCACCGGCCCGGTTGGTCTGGCCGCTGGCGTAGCGATCACCGGTGCGGCGGTATACACCGCCGGCCGCGACATCATGGGCTTTGGTGCCAACGTTGACGAGGCGACGCGCGAGCTGCGCGAGCAGAATCGCGCCATCGCCGATGGCCGTTTGGTGTGGGATTTCGCTGTCAGCGACTGGGTCGCCGCCGGCGAGGCCCAGGAGGACCTGGCGACACGCATGGCGCGGATGAACCGCGAGGCCAGTGACGTCATCCTCGGGATCGACCGGCAGGCCGAGGCGCGCGAGCGCGAGCGCGAGGCGCGGGCGATGCAGGAGGTCGAGGCCCGCTACACCGACTTCGACGCCGTGGTGGAGGAGGCCTTCAAGAACAGCGCCGCGTTCGCCGACGAGCAGGAGCGTACCGCCAACGGCCTGCGCGGCGTGCTCGAAGAAATTGGCCCGATGGAAAACGCCTGGCGCCAGGTCAACGATGGCGTGTTCCAGCAGGTCACGAATATCGGCGAGCTTGAGTCGGCCTATGCCGAGGTGCGCGCCGCGTTCGACAAGGGCCTGATCAGTCAGACGCAGTTCGATGAACTGACGTCGTACTACGAGAGCATGCGCAACGGCGCCGACACCGGCGCCAAGGCGCAGCAGGACCTGGCCAACGAGGTGCTCGAGGGTCAGGAGGCCATTCTGAAGGCGCGGCAGGCGGTGTTGGATTACGAGCTCTCATTGGAGGAACTGGCGAGCAACGAGCGCATTAAAAACTTCGAGATCTCCGCCGGCCTGCAGACCGCCCAACTGGAAGCAGACACCGCTCGAGTAGAGGCGGCGTTCAACAGTATCAGCGCGACCATCGATAACACGGGTGACGTTCTCCAGGGGCTATATGGCGTGCTGGGATCCGGCGACATTTCGCGACTGCAGGAGCTGGGGCTGGAGCGTGAGATTCAGCGCGAGAGTGCCCGGCGTGATGAGGCCATGCGCCTCGAAGCCGAGTTGACTCGAGAGCAGATCGAGCAGATGCGAGTTCGCACTGATGCGATCCGTAACGGCGGCGGCCTTATCAACATCAGCAGCGATGGCCTGGAGCCGGCCTTGGAAATGGTGATGTGGCAGATCATCGAGAAGGTTCAGCTCAGGGCCAGCGCCGAAGGGGCGGAGTTCCTGCTGGGGCTGAATGGTGGGGGTGCCTGA
- a CDS encoding excisionase: MAQNKWVLRNKLSELYGYSLSAIDHKRKDGTWPEGRIWRKAPDGRIFYNVEALDRWVESGPGPR; encoded by the coding sequence ATGGCACAGAACAAATGGGTTCTTCGGAACAAGCTGTCGGAGCTCTATGGCTACTCGCTCTCAGCGATCGACCATAAGCGTAAGGACGGCACATGGCCTGAGGGGCGCATCTGGCGGAAGGCCCCCGATGGCAGGATTTTCTACAACGTCGAGGCCTTGGACCGCTGGGTGGAGTCGGGACCAGGTCCCCGCTGA